The sequence below is a genomic window from Streptosporangium lutulentum.
CCGGAGCGTGGTCACCGCGCTGGCCGACGCCGGGCATGAGGTGATCGGCGTGGACACCGCGCCGGGCACCCCCGCCGAGGCCGCCGCCGTGCTTCCCGCCGACCTGACCGATCTGGGCGAGGCCTTCGAGGTGATGTCGCGGTTCCGCCCGGACGCCGTGGTGCACCTGGCCGCGATCGCCACCCCCTTCAGCCGGACCGACGCCTTCACCTACAAGGTCAACACCCAGCTCGCGTTCAACGTGTGCGAGACGGCCACCGGGCTCGGGGTCGAGCGGATCGTGATCGCCAGCAGCCCCACGGTCATCGGGTACGGCACGCCCGCCTGGGCTCCCGCCTACCTGCCGATCGACGAGGACCACCCGGTCGCGCCGTGGAACGCCTACAGCCTGTCCAAGCTGGTCGCCGAGCAGGTGATGGCCACGTTCGCGCGCACCTCGACGGCGAAGCTGGCGGCGATCCGGCCGTGCTTCGTCATCGCCCCCGAGGAGTGGGCCGGCGCGCCCACCCAGTCGGGACACACGATCGCCGAGCGGCTGGACCGGCCGAAGCTCGCCGGGGTGTCGCTGTTCAACTACATCGACGCCCGCGACGCCTCCGAGCTGGTGCTGACCCTGCTGGGCAGACTCCCCGAGCTGCCCAACGGCGAGGTGTTCTTCGCGGGCGCGGCCGACGCGCTGGCCCGCGAGCCCCTGGCCGAGCTTCTCCCCCGGATCAATCCCGCCACCGCGGGGCTCGCCGCCGGACTGACCGGCTCGGCACCCGCCTTCTCCTCGGCCAAGGCCGGACGGTTGCTCGGCTGGCAGGCGAAGCGGAGCTGGCGCACAGAGATCGGAGCCCTGTGATGGACCTCAGCGGAGTGCTGTTCTTCCCGGTCACCCCGTTCGGCGCCGACGGCGTCCTGGCCGGGGACGTGCTGGCCGAGCACCTGCGGCGCGGGCTGGAACACCGTCCGGGCGGGGTCTTCGTGGCCTGTGGCACCGGCGAGTTCTCCGCGCTGTCGGAGGCCGAGCACGCGGAGGCGGTGCGGATCGCGACCGAGACCGTGAACGGCCGGGTACCGGTGCTGGCGGGGGCCGGCGGCCCGATCGGCACCGCGCTCGCCCAGGCCCGCGCGGCCAGGGACGCGGGCGCCGACGGGTTGCTGCTCATGCCGCCCTACCTGGCGAGCGGCCCGCGCGAGGGGTACACGGCCTACGTCACGGCGGTCTCCGAGGTGCTGCCCACGATCATCTACCAGCGCGGGTCGGTCGTGCTGGAGCCCGAGACGGCGGTCGAGCTGGCTCGTCTTCCCGGCGTGGCAGGCATCAAGGACGGCGTCGGCGACATCGACCGCATGCAGCGGACGGTGCTGGCCGTACGGGAGGAACGGCCGGACTTCCTGTTCTTCAACGGGCTGCCGACGGCCGAGCTGACCATGCCCGCCTATCGCGGCATCGGTGTGGAGCTCTACTCCAGCGCGGTGTTCTGCTTCGCCCCCGAGATCGCCACCGCCTACCTGAACGGCGACGAGCGCCTGATCAAGGAGTTCTACGCCCCCCTCGTACGGCTGCGCGCGAAGGTGCCGGGTTACGCGATCTCCCTGGTCAAGGCCGGGGTACGGCACCGCGGCCTGGACGTGGGCGGGGTCCGCCCGCCGCTGGTCGACCCCTCCCCCGAGCACCTCGAAGAGCTCGTGCGGCTGATCAAGTCCGGTCTCACCCTGGTGGAGGACTGATGACGCGCGACGAGCGGCCGGTGATCACAGCGTTGACGACGACGCTCAGGACCGTGGCGCTGCCCCGGCCGTGGGGCGCCGACGTGCCCGCCAACCACGTGATCACCGTTGAGCTGACGCTGGCCGACGGGCGGAGGGGGACCGGGTTCTCGTGGACCCCGCAGATCGGGGCCCGAGCCGTACAGGCCCTGCTCGACAATGAGATCCGCCAGGCCGTCGTCGGCCTCGAACCGCATCCGGAGGTCGTCTGGGATCTGCTCTGGCGGCACCTGCGCGAGGCGGGCGGCGGCGGTCTGACCACGATCGCGATGGCCGGGGTGGACCTGGCGCTGTGGGACCTGCGCTGCGGTGCGGCCGGGCTGGTCGAGACGCTCGGGCGGCGGCGGGACAGCGTGCCGGTGTACGGCAGCGGCGTGAACCTGCACTACTCGCTTGAGGAGCTCGTCGCCCAGGCGCGACGCTGGCGGGCGGCGGGCCACCCGGCCGTGAAGATCAAGGTGGGCCGTGACGCGCTGAGCGAGGACGTGGCGCGGGTCGCCGCGGTCCGCGAGGTGATCGGCCCTGACACGCTGCTCATGGTCGACGCCAACCAGCGCTGGGACCTGCCGAGGGCGCGGCGGGCGATCGCCGCGCTGGCGGAGTACGGGCTGCACTGGGTGGAGGAGCCGCTGCCGGCGGACGACGTGACCGGGCAGGCCCGGCTGCGCGACGCCGTCGACATTCCGATCGCCGTTGGGGAAAGCGCTTACTCCATCTACGACTTCCGGGATCTGCTGATCGCCGGGGCATGCGACATCCTCCAGCCGAACGTGGTGAGGGTGGGCGGGATCACCCCGTTCCTCCGGATCGTCGAGCTGGCCAGGACGTTCGGGGTGCCGGTCTACCCGCACCTGCTGCCGGAGATCTCCGGCCAGCTCGCGCTGTCCCTGCCGCTGCCGTGCATGGCCGAGGAGGTCGAGGACGCCTCCTTCGCCGCGCTCGGCCTGATCGCGGAGCCGTACCCGGTCGCGGTGGACAAGTGCGAGCTGCGCGCCGGAG
It includes:
- a CDS encoding NAD-dependent epimerase/dehydratase family protein, giving the protein MTRTLVTGSAGRFGRSVVTALADAGHEVIGVDTAPGTPAEAAAVLPADLTDLGEAFEVMSRFRPDAVVHLAAIATPFSRTDAFTYKVNTQLAFNVCETATGLGVERIVIASSPTVIGYGTPAWAPAYLPIDEDHPVAPWNAYSLSKLVAEQVMATFARTSTAKLAAIRPCFVIAPEEWAGAPTQSGHTIAERLDRPKLAGVSLFNYIDARDASELVLTLLGRLPELPNGEVFFAGAADALAREPLAELLPRINPATAGLAAGLTGSAPAFSSAKAGRLLGWQAKRSWRTEIGAL
- a CDS encoding 5-dehydro-4-deoxyglucarate dehydratase, with the translated sequence MDLSGVLFFPVTPFGADGVLAGDVLAEHLRRGLEHRPGGVFVACGTGEFSALSEAEHAEAVRIATETVNGRVPVLAGAGGPIGTALAQARAARDAGADGLLLMPPYLASGPREGYTAYVTAVSEVLPTIIYQRGSVVLEPETAVELARLPGVAGIKDGVGDIDRMQRTVLAVREERPDFLFFNGLPTAELTMPAYRGIGVELYSSAVFCFAPEIATAYLNGDERLIKEFYAPLVRLRAKVPGYAISLVKAGVRHRGLDVGGVRPPLVDPSPEHLEELVRLIKSGLTLVED
- a CDS encoding mandelate racemase/muconate lactonizing enzyme family protein, which encodes MTRDERPVITALTTTLRTVALPRPWGADVPANHVITVELTLADGRRGTGFSWTPQIGARAVQALLDNEIRQAVVGLEPHPEVVWDLLWRHLREAGGGGLTTIAMAGVDLALWDLRCGAAGLVETLGRRRDSVPVYGSGVNLHYSLEELVAQARRWRAAGHPAVKIKVGRDALSEDVARVAAVREVIGPDTLLMVDANQRWDLPRARRAIAALAEYGLHWVEEPLPADDVTGQARLRDAVDIPIAVGESAYSIYDFRDLLIAGACDILQPNVVRVGGITPFLRIVELARTFGVPVYPHLLPEISGQLALSLPLPCMAEEVEDASFAALGLIAEPYPVAVDKCELRAGDHSGLGLRWKVTE